From bacterium, one genomic window encodes:
- a CDS encoding DUF2079 domain-containing protein, which yields MKKVEDKKAIIPTKPIIYAIVCVIFIVLFFFYKKASLSIEKVFLLIIIISLFIFLIVLLFKKRDISQRLASFILILLTSICTSIYAYVSVIQCSAFLTGHWDLAGFDQAIWNTIKGRILDTTMYGHNFLGEHMSPMLIIFAPFYLIWQDPRMLLILQSIFLGLGAIPVFLIAKDKLKHNLLSLSFSFAYLFHPFLSRINLFEFHEICLAPFFLLFTFYFLQRRVWILYFIFLFLSLMVKEDISLIITALGIYSFFKQNKKIGLITFTIGILWAYLSISVLIPYIRKATETGGGKVTYGYFGRLGLGESQGEIIKNLILKPQNTLKRIFLPGKEKLATIILLILPPAFFSILSLEILIALPEIFLHFLSPWSGQYLLAYQYSTPIIPFAVISGIYGCLWLKRLNPFALAILIFTTSFLSNFYFSFRGLNISPQNPDFYVKLYNPDNHKTILSIPTENLKKYYQIKKTRLLFESLKKIIPENTPVCVQDNLMTHFSQRRTPLDYFPNYDLSEYIVFNTYGFGEWVIHWESLEACNKGLASLLKDNRFKIFFRDNPGYGGIAIFGKKEREEEIIENAKKVVKENPKSTYSHFILGSVYFHTNNHKKAKKEFETALNIDKQNTFAKDMFEQCKD from the coding sequence ATTTTTCTTTTATAAGAAAGCCTCCCTTTCTATAGAGAAAGTATTTCTTCTTATTATAATTATAAGCTTATTTATTTTTCTTATCGTGCTTTTATTTAAAAAAAGAGATATTTCCCAAAGGCTGGCAAGTTTTATCCTCATTCTATTAACATCCATTTGCACTTCTATCTATGCCTATGTTTCTGTGATTCAATGTAGTGCATTTCTTACAGGCCATTGGGACCTGGCAGGATTTGACCAGGCAATATGGAATACAATCAAAGGAAGGATCCTTGATACAACAATGTATGGCCATAATTTTCTGGGAGAACATATGTCTCCTATGCTTATAATATTTGCTCCCTTTTATCTTATTTGGCAGGATCCAAGGATGCTTCTTATTCTACAAAGCATATTTCTTGGACTGGGAGCAATCCCTGTATTTCTCATTGCAAAGGATAAGCTAAAACATAATTTATTAAGTTTATCATTCTCTTTTGCTTATCTCTTCCATCCATTTTTATCAAGGATAAATCTCTTTGAATTCCATGAAATCTGCCTTGCCCCATTTTTCCTTCTCTTTACCTTCTATTTCTTGCAAAGAAGGGTGTGGATTCTTTACTTTATCTTTCTTTTTCTCTCTTTAATGGTTAAGGAGGATATTTCTTTAATTATAACAGCCCTCGGTATTTATTCCTTCTTTAAGCAGAACAAAAAGATTGGCCTTATTACATTTACTATTGGAATCCTTTGGGCATATCTTTCTATTTCTGTTTTAATCCCTTATATCAGAAAGGCAACAGAAACAGGGGGAGGTAAGGTAACCTATGGCTATTTTGGAAGGCTGGGTTTGGGAGAAAGCCAGGGAGAAATTATCAAAAACCTTATTCTAAAACCACAAAATACCTTAAAAAGGATATTTCTACCAGGAAAAGAAAAGCTTGCTACAATTATCTTGCTTATCCTTCCCCCTGCTTTTTTTTCCATATTAAGCCTTGAAATTTTAATTGCCCTACCTGAGATTTTTCTTCATTTTCTCTCTCCCTGGTCAGGTCAATACCTCCTTGCTTATCAATATTCTACCCCAATTATTCCCTTTGCTGTAATATCTGGTATCTATGGATGCTTATGGTTAAAAAGGCTTAATCCTTTTGCCCTAGCCATTTTGATCTTTACAACATCATTTCTTTCAAACTTTTATTTTTCTTTTAGGGGGCTTAATATTTCTCCTCAAAACCCAGATTTTTATGTAAAGCTGTATAACCCAGACAATCATAAAACCATCCTTTCCATCCCAACAGAAAATCTAAAGAAATATTATCAAATAAAAAAAACAAGGTTATTATTTGAAAGTTTAAAAAAGATAATCCCAGAGAATACCCCTGTTTGTGTTCAGGATAACCTTATGACCCATTTTTCGCAAAGAAGAACCCCCCTGGATTATTTTCCTAATTATGATTTATCTGAATATATTGTCTTTAATACATATGGGTTTGGAGAATGGGTAATTCATTGGGAAAGCCTTGAGGCATGCAATAAGGGTTTGGCTTCTCTTTTAAAAGATAATAGATTTAAAATATTCTTTAGGGATAATCCAGGCTATGGAGGAATAGCCATTTTTGGAAAAAAAGAAAGAGAGGAAGAGATAATAGAAAATGCAAAGAAAGTTGTAAAGGAAAATCCAAAATCAACCTATAGCCACTTTATTCTTGGTTCGGTCTATTTTCATACAAATAACCATAAAAAGGCAAAAAAAGAATTTGAAACTGCCCTTAATATTGATAAACAAAATACCTTTGCCAAAGATATGTTTGAACAATGCAAGGATTAA